In one window of Mesorhizobium sp. B2-1-1 DNA:
- a CDS encoding OmpA family protein yields the protein MFEVLGVWRKARSRSRVAAKTLGLIVSLFVLFLPGLGTANAQTNWTLDPTASVLTYQSVKKNTIVETNKIRNISGSLTSTGDAKVSFDLNSVDTGVDLRNVRMRFLFFETYKFPTAELTAKVDPAAFADLATKRRMKAVLPFRLNLHGVDKDLEANVVVTMVSDTMVSVASEAPVAVHVEDFGLLPNVDKLQQAASVTNIVPTASVSFDFVFTADGSKPPPAQTVAASTEVGPVATDATKTNFNDEECLNRFAVLSRTGAIYFRPASARLDAQSRPLLAEVVGVVSKCPGLKVEVSGHTDADGPVAENKRLSERRAQAVADAIVGAGIPRTQITATGYGEERPVAGNDTPKNKALNRRIEFSATKLVN from the coding sequence ATGTTCGAAGTTCTCGGAGTCTGGCGCAAAGCACGGTCAAGAAGCAGAGTCGCCGCGAAGACGCTTGGCTTGATCGTTTCGTTGTTCGTGTTGTTTTTGCCCGGACTGGGAACGGCGAACGCGCAGACAAACTGGACGCTCGATCCGACCGCTTCGGTCCTCACCTATCAGTCGGTCAAGAAGAACACGATCGTCGAAACCAACAAGATCAGGAATATTTCCGGCAGCCTCACTTCGACCGGCGACGCCAAGGTCTCCTTTGACCTCAACTCAGTCGATACCGGGGTCGACCTGCGCAATGTCCGGATGCGGTTCCTCTTCTTTGAGACCTACAAGTTTCCAACCGCCGAACTGACAGCGAAAGTGGATCCGGCGGCATTTGCCGACCTCGCCACCAAGCGACGTATGAAGGCGGTTCTTCCATTCCGTCTCAACCTGCATGGGGTCGACAAGGATCTTGAGGCCAATGTCGTGGTGACCATGGTCAGCGACACCATGGTGTCGGTCGCCTCGGAGGCCCCTGTCGCGGTGCATGTGGAAGACTTCGGTCTATTGCCCAATGTCGACAAACTCCAACAGGCGGCCAGTGTGACCAACATTGTTCCTACCGCATCGGTGTCGTTCGATTTCGTGTTCACGGCCGACGGAAGCAAGCCGCCCCCCGCCCAGACCGTTGCGGCAAGCACCGAGGTCGGGCCCGTCGCCACCGATGCGACGAAGACCAACTTCAACGATGAGGAATGCCTCAACAGGTTTGCGGTGCTGTCCCGTACCGGGGCGATCTATTTTCGCCCCGCGAGCGCGCGGCTCGATGCCCAAAGCCGCCCGCTCCTCGCTGAGGTCGTCGGTGTCGTCAGCAAATGCCCAGGCCTAAAGGTCGAAGTTTCCGGACACACCGATGCCGATGGACCGGTTGCAGAGAACAAGCGCTTATCGGAGCGCAGGGCCCAGGCAGTGGCCGACGCCATTGTTGGAGCGGGCATTCCGCGCACGCAGATTACGGCGACCGGCTACGGCGAGGAACGCCCAGTCGCCGGCAACGACACGCCGAAGAACAAGGCGCTCAATCGGCGGATCGAGTTTTCCGCCACCAAGCTCGTCAACTGA
- a CDS encoding autotransporter, with protein sequence MRVSREAYQLTGVSLLALAAASTFQVSGAAACSATANGGGTPFQATSVTVNCTTTGDFQDVDGVFTTRFSGFENSSEVIVNDYDGNGDDVVRIFGGLLTDKAATTPGVGGLPAGGSTSLQPADGTIELLGGNDRFEMFYGDFLGVPYAPTVAANLNTGAGDDLVVIQAGSIQDIDLGDGADSAVIFGDGTQVGNVTGGRGDDLLSIGILTTEEGIFFSAPTVGVLSGGDGNDTIIIAGGTVDALDAGAGNDRVSVSGSAAVDLDLDGAAGNDTIMVAGNATIGGSIFGNDGDDTVNINGGTIGATTGGNITGGLGFDSVSVVGGDIKGGIDAEHVHLSGGTIEGDITGLGPNTLTIDHIGAVEPLILSDGVLFSGTGANGTVVDTDLAAGGKSQNFAGFDNFSADHSTLRFSGGTQGINQLNLGNGSTLFINGNVTMPGSIIATNSLINMMDGVADDVLMLGGLALNSATISLDINQQTLRSDQLVANAFSAAGTSTIIVNLLGTPQFAQVTNIPIIVSASGPVAGTFRLGSISGTPGSLFSYEIVNGPNGGLFLRATPASFGIAAAPTSATNAGAVEVALDALYGINRDAIDADLHLSPASGSGMVPVSSSFGVFASGQFAHTEHDGYNISGGGLNGPGPSFDANDFSAAISLDFNAAKHFQFDNEYGLNIGVFAGYASTDVNLGAFQGFDAIGEGNNKAGLFGGYALLRKDYNYALVSASGFFGRSDVMNGVLDTTGSYDTEGYAVTGSVGHIFALGERTRFDLRGGLLGVSFRGDPYTDSGGNQFGKSRLSFGAIKFEPGIYGDYTLSNGMVFSPYARGELQQRFGYKNTTEIGTRTIAFDDADFSVALSTGFNLKVSELTTVNGEVRGKASSDSSTIGAKLGLKIAF encoded by the coding sequence ATGAGAGTGTCGCGCGAGGCCTATCAATTGACGGGAGTCTCGTTGCTCGCCTTAGCGGCGGCGTCCACGTTCCAAGTCTCTGGCGCGGCGGCCTGCTCCGCTACTGCAAACGGCGGCGGCACTCCCTTCCAGGCGACATCGGTTACCGTGAACTGCACGACGACCGGGGATTTTCAGGACGTCGATGGCGTATTCACCACCCGATTTAGCGGGTTCGAGAACTCGTCGGAAGTCATCGTCAACGACTACGACGGCAATGGCGACGACGTCGTGAGAATTTTTGGCGGCCTCCTGACCGATAAAGCGGCGACAACACCCGGTGTAGGCGGCCTGCCTGCGGGAGGGTCGACCTCCTTACAGCCGGCGGACGGTACAATCGAACTCCTCGGCGGCAACGACCGGTTTGAGATGTTCTATGGGGATTTCTTGGGGGTTCCGTACGCCCCAACCGTCGCGGCCAATCTCAATACCGGGGCCGGGGATGACCTGGTCGTCATTCAGGCCGGCAGTATTCAGGACATTGACCTTGGAGATGGTGCCGACAGCGCCGTGATATTCGGCGACGGTACACAGGTTGGCAATGTGACCGGCGGCAGAGGTGACGACCTGTTATCGATCGGCATCCTCACTACCGAGGAGGGAATTTTTTTCAGCGCGCCGACCGTCGGCGTTCTCTCCGGGGGCGATGGCAATGACACCATCATCATTGCGGGGGGCACAGTTGATGCCCTGGATGCCGGGGCTGGCAATGACCGGGTCAGCGTCAGCGGCAGTGCCGCGGTCGACCTCGACCTCGACGGAGCGGCCGGAAACGACACGATAATGGTCGCTGGCAACGCCACCATTGGCGGCAGCATATTCGGCAATGACGGCGACGACACCGTCAACATAAACGGCGGAACCATAGGCGCCACGACAGGTGGCAACATCACCGGCGGCCTAGGCTTCGACAGCGTCTCGGTCGTCGGCGGCGACATAAAGGGCGGCATCGACGCCGAACATGTCCATTTGTCGGGTGGCACGATCGAGGGTGACATTACCGGCCTTGGACCCAACACGCTAACCATCGATCATATCGGCGCCGTCGAGCCGCTCATCCTTAGCGACGGGGTGCTATTCAGCGGTACAGGCGCCAACGGCACAGTCGTCGACACCGACCTTGCCGCCGGCGGCAAGAGCCAGAACTTTGCCGGCTTCGACAATTTTTCGGCCGACCATTCGACCCTTCGCTTCAGCGGTGGCACGCAGGGCATAAACCAACTCAACCTCGGTAACGGTTCAACGCTGTTCATCAACGGCAACGTCACTATGCCGGGTTCGATCATCGCGACAAATTCCCTGATCAACATGATGGACGGTGTCGCCGACGACGTGTTGATGCTCGGCGGCCTCGCCCTCAACAGCGCCACCATCAGCCTCGACATCAACCAACAGACGCTACGGTCGGATCAACTCGTTGCCAATGCGTTTTCGGCTGCCGGCACCAGCACCATTATTGTCAATCTGCTGGGCACCCCCCAATTCGCCCAAGTGACCAATATCCCGATCATCGTCTCGGCCAGCGGACCGGTTGCCGGCACCTTCCGTCTCGGAAGTATTTCCGGCACGCCGGGTTCGCTTTTCAGCTATGAGATCGTGAACGGCCCGAATGGCGGCTTATTCCTGCGTGCCACGCCGGCCAGTTTCGGCATTGCGGCGGCGCCGACCAGCGCGACCAACGCGGGCGCGGTCGAGGTGGCACTCGACGCTCTCTACGGCATAAACCGCGACGCGATCGATGCTGACCTCCACCTTTCGCCTGCATCCGGATCTGGAATGGTACCGGTTTCTTCGAGCTTCGGGGTCTTTGCTTCCGGCCAGTTCGCTCATACCGAGCATGACGGCTATAACATCAGTGGCGGCGGCCTGAATGGCCCGGGCCCGAGCTTCGATGCCAATGATTTTTCGGCCGCCATCAGCCTGGACTTCAATGCCGCCAAGCATTTCCAGTTCGACAATGAGTATGGCCTGAACATCGGTGTATTCGCCGGCTACGCCTCGACTGACGTCAATCTCGGAGCCTTCCAGGGATTTGATGCCATAGGGGAAGGTAACAACAAGGCCGGACTGTTCGGCGGCTACGCACTGTTGCGCAAGGACTACAATTACGCGCTGGTCTCGGCCTCCGGTTTCTTCGGCCGAAGCGACGTGATGAACGGGGTGCTTGACACCACCGGCAGCTATGACACCGAGGGCTACGCGGTCACGGGATCTGTCGGCCACATCTTCGCGCTGGGCGAACGCACCCGTTTCGATCTGCGTGGCGGCCTGCTTGGTGTTTCATTCCGCGGCGATCCCTACACTGACAGCGGTGGCAATCAGTTCGGCAAGAGCCGGCTTTCATTTGGCGCCATCAAGTTCGAGCCTGGCATTTATGGCGATTACACGCTGAGCAACGGTATGGTGTTCAGCCCCTATGCGCGTGGCGAATTGCAGCAGCGTTTCGGTTACAAGAACACGACCGAGATCGGTACCAGGACGATCGCCTTCGACGATGCGGATTTTTCCGTGGCGCTATCGACGGGGTTCAACCTGAAAGTTTCGGAGTTGACGACCGTCAACGGCGAAGTCCGTGGTAAGGCCTCCTCGGATAGCTCCACTATTGGCGCCAAGCTCGGACTTAAGATAGCTTTCTAG
- a CDS encoding caspase family protein → MTHCNGLLFRVPLFLIFLLLGSAGARAAVEPTAAPQPRNRLAIVIGNSNYQSSRLEHLPNAANDAAKLSESLKRLNFEVLTGTDLSTQDFSRIFREADARLPTVSAVLIIYAGHGVQLNGENYLLPVDTPDPESLEKLTATAIKLNDVIARFARRDRQTFIFLDACRNNPLGAGAGNGLAQVEVGENTFVAFATQPGNVTADGGGENSPFTIALLKNLEIPGLSISDMMIRVRNETEALTVGRQVPWDQSNLREQFYFTEQQVLDPGQLSASLSRILTDPAAKKRLQVELASNDLQTAVLIVGQTLRSLEIPAPSASSPEPVGTQVANLSPTERVEDARQSVVSGLETLIVGASMGEADKDKTADLARNVQTELRRLGCYRMQIDGDWGTGSIRALTDYYKNTKQVAATTEPSVGLLGDLFLRSGRICKQPVIVKAKPAKIASDAAPSRNGSVRTTAKRSQAAPRRPAPPPPDISGGIGIGGVF, encoded by the coding sequence ATGACCCACTGCAACGGACTTCTGTTTCGTGTCCCACTGTTTCTCATTTTCCTGCTTCTTGGCTCAGCTGGTGCTCGCGCCGCGGTCGAGCCGACCGCGGCGCCGCAGCCACGCAACCGGCTAGCGATCGTCATCGGGAATTCGAACTATCAAAGCAGCCGACTTGAGCATCTCCCCAATGCCGCAAATGATGCCGCAAAGCTCTCAGAGAGCTTGAAGCGGCTAAATTTTGAGGTCCTGACGGGCACCGATCTTTCGACCCAAGATTTTTCCAGAATCTTTCGAGAAGCTGATGCAAGGCTGCCTACCGTCAGCGCAGTTTTGATTATCTACGCCGGTCATGGCGTGCAGTTGAACGGCGAAAACTACCTGCTCCCGGTCGATACGCCCGATCCTGAAAGCCTGGAAAAACTCACCGCCACGGCCATCAAGCTGAATGATGTGATCGCGCGGTTCGCGCGCCGCGACCGCCAGACGTTCATATTCCTGGACGCGTGCCGCAACAATCCGCTCGGTGCCGGTGCCGGCAATGGTCTGGCGCAAGTTGAAGTCGGTGAAAACACGTTCGTTGCCTTTGCCACCCAGCCAGGCAATGTCACGGCCGATGGCGGCGGCGAAAACAGCCCGTTCACCATTGCGCTGCTGAAGAATCTCGAGATCCCCGGGCTCAGCATTTCGGATATGATGATCCGCGTCCGCAACGAAACCGAAGCGTTGACGGTTGGCCGTCAAGTGCCGTGGGATCAATCGAACCTGCGTGAGCAGTTCTATTTCACGGAGCAACAGGTACTCGATCCGGGACAGTTGAGCGCAAGCCTTTCACGCATCCTTACGGACCCCGCGGCAAAGAAGAGATTGCAAGTCGAGCTTGCCTCCAATGACCTGCAGACCGCCGTGCTAATCGTCGGACAGACGTTGCGGTCGCTCGAGATTCCGGCACCGTCCGCCAGTTCACCCGAGCCGGTTGGCACACAGGTCGCCAATCTGTCTCCGACCGAAAGGGTTGAGGACGCTCGCCAAAGCGTCGTCTCCGGTCTCGAAACGCTCATTGTCGGCGCATCCATGGGCGAGGCGGACAAAGACAAGACAGCCGATCTTGCGCGCAACGTTCAGACCGAACTTCGTCGCTTGGGTTGCTACCGGATGCAGATTGATGGAGATTGGGGCACGGGTTCAATCCGTGCTCTCACCGACTACTACAAGAATACCAAGCAAGTCGCGGCGACGACGGAGCCGAGCGTCGGACTGCTGGGCGATCTCTTTTTGCGCTCAGGCAGAATCTGCAAGCAGCCGGTCATCGTGAAGGCCAAGCCGGCTAAGATAGCGTCGGACGCCGCCCCTTCACGAAACGGCTCCGTACGGACGACTGCGAAACGCTCGCAGGCCGCCCCGAGACGTCCCGCGCCTCCCCCACCGGACATCAGTGGCGGCATAGGCATTGGTGGTGTGTTTTAG
- a CDS encoding DUF1236 domain-containing protein, with amino-acid sequence MKIPLTSTAAALLLLAGVGAVAAQDVVITPEQDTVVRKYVKKQPLASVNLLGLELNVGTALPDTVELHEVPNVKYRYVVIDNRTVLVDPGTRKIVKVYD; translated from the coding sequence ATGAAGATCCCCCTTACCAGCACCGCTGCCGCGCTATTGCTTTTGGCCGGCGTCGGCGCAGTTGCGGCACAGGATGTTGTCATCACACCGGAACAGGACACCGTCGTGCGCAAATACGTGAAGAAGCAACCGCTGGCTTCCGTGAACCTTCTCGGACTTGAGCTGAATGTCGGCACGGCTCTGCCGGACACGGTCGAGCTCCATGAGGTCCCCAATGTCAAATACCGGTATGTGGTGATCGACAACCGCACGGTTTTGGTGGACCCGGGCACCCGCAAGATCGTCAAAGTCTACGACTGA
- a CDS encoding transposase, giving the protein MVAYRTHSIEFKRQVVQEFLSGETLHGLAKRHELPRNLIRIWVQKYEAGSFDEDVAAADTMQTYEARIAALERLVGRQALEIEFLKGALKSAPRPRSGTTSGSKFLPPPTPLLPIEPRRRGKEAIVASGTSGETDPPISNSHPKSSA; this is encoded by the coding sequence ATGGTGGCTTATCGCACGCACAGCATCGAGTTCAAACGTCAGGTAGTGCAGGAGTTCCTGTCCGGCGAGACGCTGCATGGTCTCGCCAAGCGGCACGAACTGCCGCGTAACCTGATCCGCATCTGGGTTCAGAAATACGAGGCCGGCTCCTTCGACGAAGACGTGGCGGCGGCCGACACGATGCAGACCTATGAGGCGCGGATCGCAGCGCTGGAGCGGCTGGTAGGCCGGCAAGCCTTGGAAATTGAGTTTCTAAAGGGGGCTCTGAAAAGCGCACCACGTCCGAGAAGCGGGACTACATCCGGATCAAAATTTCTCCCGCCTCCAACGCCCCTGCTACCGATTGAGCCCCGGAGGCGGGGCAAGGAAGCCATAGTTGCGTCGGGAACAAGCGGCGAGACCGATCCGCCGATCTCGAATTCCCATCCGAAGAGTTCCGCGTAA
- the speB gene encoding agmatinase, which translates to MSITNFQPLDSGSVPRFAGPSTFMRLPMATPEQVDIALIGVPFDGGTTNRPGARHGPREIRNQSSLVRRVHHVTGVSPFEQVRAGDCGDVIVNPLDLPGSLDTISAFFENVHHSGARSLVVGGDHLITLPILRGIAKEPAGLIHFDAHSDTYDEFFGNRYNHGTPFRRAVEEGLLDPKRMVQIGIRGAISDVENYDFAREAGIRIIFIEEFMERGVGTVMAEARSIVGDAPTYVSFDIDALDPSFAPGTGTPEIGGITTREAQKMIRALAGVDIIGADLVEVSPPLDPSGVTALTGATLLFELLCVMTMQIPAK; encoded by the coding sequence ATGAGCATTACAAATTTCCAGCCACTCGATTCCGGCAGCGTTCCGCGTTTTGCCGGCCCTTCAACCTTCATGCGCCTGCCCATGGCTACCCCCGAGCAGGTCGACATCGCGCTGATCGGCGTCCCCTTCGACGGCGGCACCACCAACCGGCCGGGCGCGCGCCATGGACCGCGCGAAATCCGCAACCAATCCAGCCTGGTGCGGCGCGTCCACCATGTGACGGGCGTCTCGCCTTTCGAACAGGTGCGTGCCGGCGACTGCGGCGACGTGATTGTAAACCCGCTCGACCTGCCCGGCTCGCTGGACACGATCAGCGCCTTCTTCGAAAACGTCCACCACTCCGGCGCCCGGTCTCTAGTCGTCGGCGGCGATCATCTGATCACGCTGCCCATCCTGCGCGGCATCGCCAAGGAACCGGCCGGCCTCATTCACTTCGATGCCCATTCCGATACCTATGACGAGTTCTTCGGCAACCGCTATAATCACGGCACCCCGTTCCGCCGTGCCGTCGAGGAAGGCCTGCTCGATCCCAAGCGCATGGTCCAGATCGGCATCCGAGGAGCGATCTCCGATGTGGAAAACTACGATTTCGCCCGCGAGGCCGGCATCCGGATCATCTTCATCGAGGAATTCATGGAGCGCGGCGTGGGCACGGTGATGGCCGAGGCGCGCTCGATCGTCGGCGACGCGCCGACCTACGTCTCGTTCGACATCGACGCGCTCGATCCGTCTTTTGCCCCCGGCACCGGCACCCCGGAGATCGGCGGCATAACGACGCGCGAGGCCCAGAAGATGATCCGAGCGCTGGCCGGCGTCGACATCATCGGCGCCGATCTGGTCGAAGTCTCGCCGCCGCTCGATCCTTCGGGCGTCACCGCGCTAACCGGTGCCACCCTCCTGTTCGAGCTTCTCTGCGTCATGACGATGCAAATACCGGCTAAATGA
- a CDS encoding agmatinase family protein: protein MSEGLSPAGVSRMYGDVPPFMAFPYVRDLAGLSADAVVVGMPYDGIATFRGGATRRAPQEIRKYSLLYGSYSFDWDLDMLAHITVADAGDIDVVPGDNAASYARLEARLAAVLVNGAVPLTIGGDHGISYPAVRAVSDAGDTPVGLIVFDTHLDLSESFGGDRLTRASPLLRIAELDKVAPRRIVVIGARGPRNLLEWTPLYRKLGITVFSMEEVERLGIETVAERARAIASADGARLYISLDIDGVDPAFAPATNSPEPGGLTSREIIRGVRIVARDGFAGFDLVEVSPDFDASSGTTSILAGRLLAEALFCLAAKRAGKQNAWRDAHRSDFQQK from the coding sequence ATGAGCGAAGGTTTGAGCCCGGCAGGTGTTTCCCGCATGTATGGCGACGTGCCACCCTTCATGGCATTTCCCTATGTGCGCGATCTGGCAGGTCTTTCCGCCGACGCTGTGGTGGTGGGCATGCCCTATGACGGCATCGCCACCTTTCGCGGCGGCGCGACCCGCCGCGCCCCGCAGGAAATCCGCAAATACTCGCTTCTTTACGGCAGCTACAGCTTCGACTGGGACCTCGACATGCTGGCCCATATCACCGTCGCCGATGCCGGCGACATCGATGTAGTGCCGGGCGACAATGCCGCCAGCTACGCCCGCCTCGAAGCGCGGCTTGCCGCGGTGCTGGTCAACGGGGCGGTGCCGCTGACCATCGGCGGCGATCACGGCATCAGCTATCCGGCGGTACGCGCGGTCTCCGATGCCGGCGACACCCCGGTCGGGCTCATCGTCTTCGACACCCATCTCGATCTCAGCGAATCCTTCGGCGGCGACCGCCTCACCCGCGCCTCGCCCCTGCTGCGCATTGCCGAACTCGACAAGGTGGCCCCTCGCCGCATCGTTGTCATCGGCGCGCGCGGCCCCCGCAACCTGCTCGAATGGACCCCGCTTTACCGCAAGCTCGGCATCACCGTGTTTTCCATGGAGGAAGTCGAGCGCCTCGGCATCGAAACGGTTGCCGAACGCGCACGCGCCATCGCCAGTGCCGACGGCGCGCGCCTCTATATCAGCCTCGACATCGACGGCGTCGATCCAGCCTTTGCCCCGGCAACCAACAGCCCCGAACCAGGCGGCCTTACCTCGCGCGAGATCATTCGCGGCGTAAGGATAGTGGCCCGCGACGGCTTTGCTGGGTTCGACCTCGTGGAGGTATCGCCGGATTTCGATGCTTCCAGCGGCACCACCAGCATCCTGGCCGGCCGGCTGCTGGCCGAGGCCCTGTTCTGCCTCGCGGCCAAGCGCGCCGGCAAGCAGAACGCCTGGCGCGACGCCCACAGGTCCGACTTCCAACAGAAATAG
- a CDS encoding amino acid ABC transporter ATP-binding protein, whose protein sequence is MATETTEPVIKIRNLTKDFGTFAALSGISLDINLSEVVCIIGPSGSGKSTLLRCASFLEEYTSGEIEIEGRLLGYKRGAEGLVRESDQNIDSVRRNVGMVFQHFNLWPHMTVLDNVTLGLRLSKRAPAAKAKESGRRALAKVGLADFAERYPSQLSGGQQQRVGIARAVAMEPHVILFDEPTSALDPQLVGEVLDTMKQLAVEGITMVVVTHEMGFAAQVADRVVFMDRGKVIEQGPPAKLFNDPQSPRLREFLDTWRQRNMLFQSEPTAGQ, encoded by the coding sequence ATGGCCACTGAAACCACCGAGCCCGTCATCAAGATCCGGAATCTGACCAAGGATTTCGGCACATTCGCGGCCCTGTCCGGGATCTCGCTCGACATCAACCTCTCCGAGGTCGTCTGCATCATCGGACCGTCGGGGTCGGGCAAGAGCACGTTGCTGCGTTGCGCGAGCTTCCTCGAGGAATATACGAGCGGCGAGATCGAGATCGAGGGCCGGTTGCTCGGCTACAAGCGCGGTGCCGAAGGACTGGTACGAGAAAGCGACCAGAACATCGATTCCGTGCGCCGCAACGTCGGCATGGTGTTCCAGCACTTCAACCTATGGCCGCATATGACAGTGCTGGATAACGTGACGCTGGGATTGCGTCTTTCCAAGCGCGCTCCCGCGGCCAAGGCGAAGGAAAGCGGGCGCCGTGCGCTGGCCAAGGTCGGCCTCGCGGATTTCGCCGAGCGCTACCCCTCGCAGCTTTCCGGCGGCCAGCAGCAGCGCGTCGGCATCGCCCGGGCGGTCGCGATGGAGCCGCATGTGATCCTGTTCGACGAACCGACCTCCGCACTCGATCCCCAGCTCGTCGGCGAGGTTCTCGACACCATGAAGCAACTGGCCGTCGAGGGCATCACCATGGTGGTGGTGACGCACGAGATGGGCTTTGCCGCCCAGGTCGCCGACCGTGTCGTCTTCATGGACCGCGGCAAGGTGATCGAGCAGGGCCCGCCCGCCAAACTCTTCAACGATCCGCAAAGCCCGCGCTTGCGTGAATTCCTCGACACTTGGAGACAGCGCAACATGCTGTTCCAGAGCGAGCCCACCGCCGGCCAGTAG